In Mobula hypostoma chromosome 11, sMobHyp1.1, whole genome shotgun sequence, the following are encoded in one genomic region:
- the wee1 gene encoding wee1-like protein kinase isoform X1, with protein sequence MSFRRTCLKAGTSPGPASRSLVQKLNFSGSDEEEEDGGNSTEDSAFQESPDPERKYGEGADGHRAEDEELEMVNLSWEDGFVSSPSPLKGRRDYRDRRDMEESSSSPLREGGEREECSSPIREGGDQDECSSPIPDCPDTPPHKTLRKLRLFDTPHTPKSLLSKARVASCLGSSSVRRRGGALFRNVEQSEKMPCDYKNKPPHVNINPFTPDSMYFHSSSSVHCRRRKRTYWDGFLCRELMDGSDGELDDESIRPAKRIPITESNMKSRYTTEFHELEKIGSGEFGSVFKCVKRLDGCIYAIKRSKKPLAGSVDEQNALREVYAHAVLGQHTHVVRYYSAWAEDDHMLIQNEYCNGGSLSDAIAENYRNRRYFNEPELRDLLLQVARGLKYIHSMSLVHMDIKPSNIFISKKLVTNSVAEEMDDDDCILSTNIVYKIGDLGHVTRVSNPHVEEGDSRYLANEVLQEDYRYLLKADIFALALTVISAAGAEPLPRNGEKWHEIRRGKLPTIPQAYSQEILDLLKLMLHPDPEKRPTAGALIRHSVLLPTARKSADQLRLELNAEKFKNALLQKELKKAQMAKAAAEERVLFTDRMTTRSTVQSNRNTRIIGKKMNRSVSLTIY encoded by the exons ATGAGTTTCCGCCGAACCTGTCTGAAGGCCGGCACCAGCCCCGGCCCGGCCTCCCGCTCCCTGGTGCAGAAGCTGAACTTCTCCGGCAGcgacgaggaggaggaggacggCGGTAACAGCACCGAGGATTCGGCCTTCCAGGAGTCGCCGGACCCCGAGCGCAAGTACGGCGAGGGCGCTGACGGCCACCGTGCCGAGGACGAGGAGCTGGAGATGGTGAACCTGAGCTGGGAGGACGGGTTCGTGAGCAGCCCCTCCCCCCTGAAGGGCCGCCGCGACTACCGGGACCGCCGAGACATGGAGGAATCCTCCAGCTCGCCGCTGCGAGAGGGCGGCGAGCGCGAAGAGTGCAGCTCCCCGATCCGAGAGGGCGGCGACCAGGACGAGTGCAGCTCCCCCATCCCGGACTGTCCCGACACTCCCCCTCATAAAACCCTGAGGAAGCTCCGGCTCTTCGACACGCCGCACACCCCCAAG AGTTTATTATCCAAAGCAAGGGTTGCAAGTTGCCTGGGTTCCAGCTCAGTTAGACGTCGAGGAGGGGCACTTTTCAGGAATGTTGAGCAGTCTGAGAAAATGCCATGTGATTACAAGAATAAGCCCCCCCATGTCAACATTAACCCGTTTACACCAGACTCCATGTACTTCcactcttcttcatctgtgcACTGTCGAAGAAGGAAAAGGACGTATTGGGACGG GTTTCTGTGCAGAGAACTAATGGATGGAAGTGATGGGGAGCTTGATGATGAAAGTATCCGGCCAGCAAAG AGAATTCCAATTACTGAAAGCAATATGAAATCGCGATATACAACAGAATTCCATGAGTTGGAGAAGATTGGATCTGGAGAATTTGGTTCTGTTTTTAAATGTGTGAAGCGACTCGATGGCTGTATTTATGCCATAAAACGCTCGAAAAAGCCATTAGCAGGTTCAGTTGATGA ACAGAATGCTCTACGGGAAGTCTATGCACATGCAGTCCTAGGTCAACACACACATGTAGTTCGCTATTATTCGGCCTGGGCAGAAGATGACCATATGCTCATTCAAAATGAGTACTGCAATG GTGGAAGCTTATCAGATGCCATAGCAGAAAATTACAGGAATAGGCGATATTTTAATGAGCCAGAGCTAAGGGACCTGCTACTACAGGTTGCACGAGGTCTAAAATACATTCACAGTATGTCCCTAGTACACATGGATATAAAGCCAA gtaacatatttatATCCAAAAAATTAGTAACTAATTCTGTGGCAGAAGAGATGGATGATGATGACTGTATATTGTCGACAAATATTGTATATAAAATAG GTGACCTTGGACATGTTACTCGTGTATCCAATCCTCACGTGGAAGAAGGAGATAGTCGATACCTGGCCAATGAAGTACTACAAGAG GATTACAGATATTTGCTAAAAGCAGATATCTTTGCTCTAGCTCTCACTGTTATATCTGCTGCTGGTGCAGAGCCATTGCCAAGAAATGGGGAAAAATGGCATGAAATACGACGAGGAAAGCTTCCTACAATTCCACAAGCATACTCCCAGGAAATTTTGGATTTATTGAAA ttaaTGCTTCATCCAGATCCAGAGAAACGACCCACAGCAGGAGCTTTAATCAGACATTCAGTGCTGCTTCCGACTGCAAGAAAAAGTGCTGATCAACTTCGGTTAGAACTAAATgcagaaaaattcaaaaatgcacTGTTGCAAAA AGAATTAAAGAAGGCACAAATGGCAaaagcagcagcagaagagcGAGTGTTGTTTACTGACCGAATGACAACAAGGTCCACAGTGCAAAGTAACAGAAATACTCGGATCATTGGGAAAAAGATGAACCGTTCTGTCAGCCTTACAATTTACTGA
- the wee1 gene encoding wee1-like protein kinase isoform X2, with protein MSFRRTCLKAGTSPGPASRSLVQKLNFSGSDEEEEDGGNSTEDSAFQESPDPERKYGEGADGHRAEDEELEMVNLSWEDGFVSSPSPLKGRRDYRDRRDMEESSSSPLREGGEREECSSPIREGGDQDECSSPIPDCPDTPPHKTLRKLRLFDTPHTPKSLLSKARVASCLGSSSVRRRGGALFRNVEQSEKMPCDYKNKPPHVNINPFTPDSMYFHSSSSVHCRRRKRTYWDGELMDGSDGELDDESIRPAKRIPITESNMKSRYTTEFHELEKIGSGEFGSVFKCVKRLDGCIYAIKRSKKPLAGSVDEQNALREVYAHAVLGQHTHVVRYYSAWAEDDHMLIQNEYCNGGSLSDAIAENYRNRRYFNEPELRDLLLQVARGLKYIHSMSLVHMDIKPSNIFISKKLVTNSVAEEMDDDDCILSTNIVYKIGDLGHVTRVSNPHVEEGDSRYLANEVLQEDYRYLLKADIFALALTVISAAGAEPLPRNGEKWHEIRRGKLPTIPQAYSQEILDLLKLMLHPDPEKRPTAGALIRHSVLLPTARKSADQLRLELNAEKFKNALLQKELKKAQMAKAAAEERVLFTDRMTTRSTVQSNRNTRIIGKKMNRSVSLTIY; from the exons ATGAGTTTCCGCCGAACCTGTCTGAAGGCCGGCACCAGCCCCGGCCCGGCCTCCCGCTCCCTGGTGCAGAAGCTGAACTTCTCCGGCAGcgacgaggaggaggaggacggCGGTAACAGCACCGAGGATTCGGCCTTCCAGGAGTCGCCGGACCCCGAGCGCAAGTACGGCGAGGGCGCTGACGGCCACCGTGCCGAGGACGAGGAGCTGGAGATGGTGAACCTGAGCTGGGAGGACGGGTTCGTGAGCAGCCCCTCCCCCCTGAAGGGCCGCCGCGACTACCGGGACCGCCGAGACATGGAGGAATCCTCCAGCTCGCCGCTGCGAGAGGGCGGCGAGCGCGAAGAGTGCAGCTCCCCGATCCGAGAGGGCGGCGACCAGGACGAGTGCAGCTCCCCCATCCCGGACTGTCCCGACACTCCCCCTCATAAAACCCTGAGGAAGCTCCGGCTCTTCGACACGCCGCACACCCCCAAG AGTTTATTATCCAAAGCAAGGGTTGCAAGTTGCCTGGGTTCCAGCTCAGTTAGACGTCGAGGAGGGGCACTTTTCAGGAATGTTGAGCAGTCTGAGAAAATGCCATGTGATTACAAGAATAAGCCCCCCCATGTCAACATTAACCCGTTTACACCAGACTCCATGTACTTCcactcttcttcatctgtgcACTGTCGAAGAAGGAAAAGGACGTATTGGGACGG AGAACTAATGGATGGAAGTGATGGGGAGCTTGATGATGAAAGTATCCGGCCAGCAAAG AGAATTCCAATTACTGAAAGCAATATGAAATCGCGATATACAACAGAATTCCATGAGTTGGAGAAGATTGGATCTGGAGAATTTGGTTCTGTTTTTAAATGTGTGAAGCGACTCGATGGCTGTATTTATGCCATAAAACGCTCGAAAAAGCCATTAGCAGGTTCAGTTGATGA ACAGAATGCTCTACGGGAAGTCTATGCACATGCAGTCCTAGGTCAACACACACATGTAGTTCGCTATTATTCGGCCTGGGCAGAAGATGACCATATGCTCATTCAAAATGAGTACTGCAATG GTGGAAGCTTATCAGATGCCATAGCAGAAAATTACAGGAATAGGCGATATTTTAATGAGCCAGAGCTAAGGGACCTGCTACTACAGGTTGCACGAGGTCTAAAATACATTCACAGTATGTCCCTAGTACACATGGATATAAAGCCAA gtaacatatttatATCCAAAAAATTAGTAACTAATTCTGTGGCAGAAGAGATGGATGATGATGACTGTATATTGTCGACAAATATTGTATATAAAATAG GTGACCTTGGACATGTTACTCGTGTATCCAATCCTCACGTGGAAGAAGGAGATAGTCGATACCTGGCCAATGAAGTACTACAAGAG GATTACAGATATTTGCTAAAAGCAGATATCTTTGCTCTAGCTCTCACTGTTATATCTGCTGCTGGTGCAGAGCCATTGCCAAGAAATGGGGAAAAATGGCATGAAATACGACGAGGAAAGCTTCCTACAATTCCACAAGCATACTCCCAGGAAATTTTGGATTTATTGAAA ttaaTGCTTCATCCAGATCCAGAGAAACGACCCACAGCAGGAGCTTTAATCAGACATTCAGTGCTGCTTCCGACTGCAAGAAAAAGTGCTGATCAACTTCGGTTAGAACTAAATgcagaaaaattcaaaaatgcacTGTTGCAAAA AGAATTAAAGAAGGCACAAATGGCAaaagcagcagcagaagagcGAGTGTTGTTTACTGACCGAATGACAACAAGGTCCACAGTGCAAAGTAACAGAAATACTCGGATCATTGGGAAAAAGATGAACCGTTCTGTCAGCCTTACAATTTACTGA